In Tenacibaculum sp. 190524A02b, the genomic stretch TTCTAAGCCAAGTTTTTTTCCTTTTTTAAGCATATAGTCAAAAGACGCTTGGTACTCATTTGGTATTTCACCATCTAGAATAGCTTCTTTTATAGCTTCTTTTATTTGACCAATTTCCTTACAAGGCTTTAAGTTGAATGTTTTCATAATTTCTTCCCCAGATATTGGAGGTTGAAAATTACGTATTCTATCTCTTTCCTCTACCTCCTTAATTTTTCGTCTAACAAGTTCAAAGTTTTTATGGTAACGTTTAAATTTTTTAGGATTTTTAGTAGTAATATCTGCTTCACAAAGATTCATTAAACTATCAACGTCTTCACCTGCATCAAAAATTAATCTACGTACAGCAGAATCGGTAACTTCACTAGCCAATACTATAGGACGAGAACTTAATAAAACCATTTTTTGAACAAATTTCATTCTATTGTTAAGAGGCATTTTTAAACGCTTAAATAACTTAAACACCATTTTTGCCCCTACAAATTCATGCGAATGAAATGTCCACCCCACTTTAGGATGGTATTTTTTTGTAGGTGCTTTACCAATATCATGTAATAAAGCAGCCCAACGTAACCATACATCTTCTGTTGTTTTTGCTATATTATCTACCACCTCTAATGTATGATAAAAATTATCTTTGTGTTTTTGTCCTTCTACTTCCTCTACTCCTTTTAAAGCCGTTAATTCAGGGATCAAACGTTTTAACAACCCCGTTTTTTCCATATGAAAAAAACCTATAGAAGGTATTGGAGATGCTAAAATTTTATTAATCTCAACAACTATTCTTTCTCTAGTTATAATATCAATTCTTGCAGCATTTCTTGTGATAGCTTCTAAAGAAGATTTTTCAATCTCAAAATTTAATTGCGTTGCAAAACGAATAGCTCTCATCATTCGTAAAGGGTCATCTGAATAAGTAATATCAGGATTTAATGGAGTTTTTATCGTTTTTTGATCTAAATCTAACAAACCATTAAAAGGATCTAATAATTTACCCCAATTATGAGTATTTAAACTTAATGCTAAAGCATTAATCGTAAAATCTCTTCTGTTTTGATCATCTTCAAGTGTACCATTAGAAACTTTAGGGTTTCTACTATCTTCCGTATAAGACTCTTTTCTTGCTCCAACAAACTCGACTTCAATCTCC encodes the following:
- a CDS encoding CCA tRNA nucleotidyltransferase, which encodes MQEYYFKEAITLDIFKYINQATEALGIDSYVIGGFVRDFILKRGNAKDIDVVAVGSGIELAEKVAELLPNKPKVQIFKTYGTAMLRYKEIEVEFVGARKESYTEDSRNPKVSNGTLEDDQNRRDFTINALALSLNTHNWGKLLDPFNGLLDLDQKTIKTPLNPDITYSDDPLRMMRAIRFATQLNFEIEKSSLEAITRNAARIDIITRERIVVEINKILASPIPSIGFFHMEKTGLLKRLIPELTALKGVEEVEGQKHKDNFYHTLEVVDNIAKTTEDVWLRWAALLHDIGKAPTKKYHPKVGWTFHSHEFVGAKMVFKLFKRLKMPLNNRMKFVQKMVLLSSRPIVLASEVTDSAVRRLIFDAGEDVDSLMNLCEADITTKNPKKFKRYHKNFELVRRKIKEVEERDRIRNFQPPISGEEIMKTFNLKPCKEIGQIKEAIKEAILDGEIPNEYQASFDYMLKKGKKLGLEVVSN